Part of the Sphaerodactylus townsendi isolate TG3544 linkage group LG10, MPM_Stown_v2.3, whole genome shotgun sequence genome is shown below.
AAACACAAGTCATCACAAACAAATGCCATGCCTTCGCAAAGCCACACATAAAACTCATCCGTATCTTTGTCACTGGCAGGGAAATGTTGGTCAGGAAATGCAGCGCTAGTAAAATTTGGAAAATCTGGAGCAGCGATCCACATCGTGGCACCTGGGAGCACCAGGAGGCCACCGATGCATTTGTTGGAGCCCATTTGATTCTTGTGAATAATAGGAAGGGTCTTGAATGGAACAGAGGGAGCTTCAGGTCGCTCCCTAGCAGCTGACTGACTAGTAGACTGCTGAGCTCACACCAGGCGAGCACATCGCAGCCACGCAGCCTTGCCTTAGCCATAAACAAAGAGTTCCTTATGTCTGTGGACTTGGAAAATGCTCTATGTAGAGAAGCAAACCTTTCTCTTGCTCTAGAAACTAAAGCCAGCAGTCTCCCAGAGAGAGGcactagggctccttccgcacatgcagaataatgcactttcaaactgctttcagtgctctttgaagctgtgcggaatggcaaaatccacttgcaaacagttgtgaaagtggtttgaaaatgcattattttgcatgtgcggaaggggccagagtctccgGCATAACACCTTGCACAGCTAGCAACGGAGGTTATTCTCCCCCTCTTTTTACTGACGCCCCCGTAGCAGACCAGGGCCAGCAATAAAGCAGGAATAAAAGGAGGGCTGCCGAGGGCAACACGAGGTTATCCAGACTGCCAATCTGTACATTGAGCAGAGTCACGAAATGCACCTTTTGCTTGCCTGGCACCACTTTGGGGTGCATACATGTGTTTTGCCAACAGAAAGCACCCTCTTGAGAAACTCCTGGCATAAAAAAATGCCAGTTTTCTACATACAGGGAGATTTTCCACAGGgaagcattaaaaatatttttccaggcGTAAACCAAAGTGGTGCGATATAGTAAACAACAGCACCACATAGCAGTATTCAACTAAATGTATTAACTAAACTTAAGAGGGTCTTCCAGTTTCAAAGGGTCAGGAGAAGGACGTGGCCCTTTGCAACAGAAGGGGCAGTATTCTATATGGCTCCACATTTCAAAACAGCAGCACAATCTTCTCCCACCCCACCTGGAAGCAGCGTGGGTAACCTTTTGAAGTCTGTTGGATTTGGAGGGTCACTCCAACTTTGGAAGTCAAGTAGGAGGTAGAACTACTTAATTGTTAGATTACTGCATGCAGCTGAAGCCAAACATGTTTCATTAAATACTACTGAAGAAAGTTCAAAGCAGGTTTTCAGGCTGAACGAAATGTCAACCCATGAATGTACGAATGGGAAAAGATTACCTTATTAAGGATAGGCTTTGTGGAGAGAACATTGTACAAATTTGGTAGCGAGACATtctggagaggggaaacaaaagtATACAGGCTGAAATTAGctggaaactgaaacaaaaaaaggtAGCAATTTCTGTACTAACCTTGCACATGATTCTTATCTCCCTAATTTTCTTCTCAACTAGCCACCATTACTGCACAGTGGAAATATGACTGAAGTCCCTGGGTTCAAACTGTATCTCCCCCCATGCCCTGCTGGGTGATTTCAGGAAACTACCATGCCATACATGCATATTCATCATATTACTGAGAAAACATATGACAGTAACTCAGAACGGTCAAGTATTCTTACAAAAACAAGAGACCCTTAGATATTCTTTATGGTTGGCTTTTTCCCATACAAAGATATCCCTGAAAGGAATTTATGCTTCCACTAAAATTACCAAATGGAAGGCTGCAGAGTCAGCATTACAGAGTTGTTCTACCTAGGGGAGAGAGCAGAAGTGCTAACTTTGGTATCTTGGTTCCTTGGCTACTTCTTTGGAAGCCTTCATAATGGATCTTAACTTCATTGTCACATCTTAAATCTTGGAAAGTAAGATGTTTGCAAGGCAATCCTAAACTGTGTTAAACCCTTACAAGTCTACTGGAGTCAATGGGCTGAAAAaggattactgtatatactcgtgtataagtcgacccacatataagtcgaggcacctaattttaccacccaaaactgggaaaacctattgactctataagtctagggtggtaaatttcaaaaataaaaatagataccaataaaatcacattaattgaggcatcttaTAAGATCCCCACAgaagccccagcccttggctgctctgacaGAGCATTCGCCTGCTGGGGGCTGAccgaggtggggaaggggtgtgccGGGTTGCCGCCGCTACGAAGAGTTCCTGAATTACTGGTAAATGGGACCCTCCCTTGCGTAGAATTCGAGAAGGaatttttcggcacaaaaaatgtactgaaaaagtttacttatacgcgagtatatacggtactcaggGTTGCTCTGTTAGAAAAGTAATAATGAAATCTGAAAGTGACTATTTTCACATTCTGCGAATTTACCTCTTGCAATGTTTTGTTCAAACATTTCATTGCTGGAGTTCTGCGATCATCCACAACTAATGGGACCTTCCAGCGATCGTAGTTGGTTTCTAGCACGTACCAGATGCTGTTCTTTGTATCCAGGCTTAAAAGAAGGATAAATAAATCTTAACATCTATTTTCCATCAAGGaagcaaagcaaaagaaaacaaatcaaatGTGTTACCAACAGAACTCAGCTATCTAACATAAGACTTCCACCCCAGATTTAACATCACAAAAATACTCACTGGTATTAGCAGCCAGAATTCATTTTTCAGAGAATGTATTTCATGAAAGAGAGAAACTGACATAGAAGTAGAGAGAATGTACCCCCAAACCCTTATAGAGAGATTAATGATGCTGCCTAGTATGTGGCTGACAATCCATTCATTCAAGCAGTCCTGATGATACACAAGCACATCTGATATGTGGACAGCGAGATATCACCCAAAACATACTTACTTCCAAACATCTAGGGCAGCAGTTCGGGAACGTGTAATCACACATCCCTGTCCAGACTTGTTTCCTGCCAATATGAAATAagctggagccagcagtcttGTGTTGGCAAGTTTGTCCTTTACCTCTTCATAGCTACGGGCGACAGAAACAATGACATGAACCAACCACATACAATACACAGAACGTGATGAAGCCAAGGTCTTCAATACCCAGGGCCCAGAAACTAACATCAGGTTTGGGGGTGTACAGCATGGCCTAGGACACAAGAGCAAGCACGATCCAGGCCcaagaaaataaaactgaagacaGGCAAGGAAAAGTTGAATAGTTGATTCATTGATAGCATCAAGGGAGGCAGACAGACCACAGAAGATCCTTTGAAAGCCCCAGGAGCTTCATTTGACACTATCTACTACATCAATTCACCTTCATGGACAAAAGAGGCTATAGCATTCAGGCTGGAAGCTCTCCTGTCTGTTTCTAGTTTGCAACCTTTCAGTCAGGGCAGACAAGAACATCTCTCTCTTCTTGCTTctccctcacctttccctgcccCAGGAATAGTACTATTTGCACTATGAAGATGCTGGGATAGAGGTGATACGGCATGAACCAAAAGACATATAGCTTGGCAGATTGATAGCCAGACCTCAGTTGGTCAGAACGAATTCTTCACTTTGCGTCAAATGTATCAAAACACTAAAGTGAAGTAGTTCAAAAGCTGGCTGGAATGGAAATACTCTGCCCATTAATACAAGACGATTTATTTCGGCACACCTCATTTCTTTGGTCTATGATGGGTATTAAAGGCCCTTAAGGAAAGCCACaatctcttgattttttttgagACAGGCATTGTAAAAGCATTATATAACTGAAATTTATTTGCACCATTGGTACTGTATTTGTAGATAAGGTACTTCAGAAATGTAAGTATTACCTTGTACCATTTTCCAGGACAGTTCTAGTAAGGAAGCTCATCCACCAACCATCTCTCTTCCCAAAGATCCACTCAAAGACTCCTGCGAACAACACAAGCCAGAAGAGCTTCAATACACAACCTCTTTACAGTACACTTCTatgcatgcttactcagaagtatgcCCTACTAGGTTGGATGCTGTCTCACTTTTCTGTAGGTGGAAGGGGTGTGTGATTTTTCActgacccccttcccccacagacCCCCAAGGGGAGTCACAGGAACAgcagaatggggggagggggaggaagtaaGGAAGACATGGTGTGTTAACAGAAATCCTCATCAGCAGTAATTTTCAGCAGGATCTACAGTATTCAGTGAGGCTTTCACTCAGGTTTATGTGTGCACGATTGTAACCTTAGACACCCAGCCCTTATCAAGTTTACCAAGTAGGATAATGGACAGATTTGTTTCCAGATAAACATGCTTGGGTGTGTAATTTCTGTTCCATGAAACCACTTAATGTCACATGCATCATTGTGATTTCTTCAGTCTGTGCTCATTTCCAGTATAATGGACTGTTTGAGGCTATGATGATAATGCAAGTAATTTACTCATTTAAGATTAAGAGCATCCCTAAAAGATTAAAGGGGTAAAAACGTTTACTCACCAATGTAACCGCCATCAATACTGAAACGCTCATTCATGGTGAGAGTAAAAATGCCCTAAAAATGTCAAAATAGCAAATACAAGTTATATTTGAAGCAAAGATACTGACATTCAACAATTAGCCTCTGTATCATCTTGTATGGGATGGGCAACCAATGGCCTGGGCCAaggaggcttctcagtggcattGGGAGGCTTAAAATTAAAAGAAGCCTCCCCGCTGCTGGTTAAACTAAACCCATTTGGTTTAACAGACTTACGCCGGCCTTTGGGTGGTGTTAAGACTGGAGCCCCAGCTGTTGGCACAATGGGGCGAATGGCTggaaggaagctgactaatatcgGCTCCTCCCCCAGTCATGCTTCTGGACCACCCCACTATGCCAGTGGCcggggtgcagggatgctggtgtggCGTCCCATTGCTGGGGAGGGTCATGGTGGCTGCCCGCCAGCGTATTCACTTCTCTGCCTGGCTGAGTGCCCCCAGGAAGGACAAATCCACAGACACAACCCTGCACTGCTCCCACAGGTAGATTCTCTCCCATCCCTGATAAGGCTTTTGGAAATGTAAGACATTCATGTGTTAAATTCTTCAAATGTCTGAACTGTGGGGATCCTTTATacttcatacacacacattccAGCACAAGGTAGTGGGGCACGATGCCAACATCCTTGTGCTCCTGCCACTGCTGGCGTAGCAGGAGTGATTcaagggaggagctgacattaaaaaaaggtggtgcaagtccattaagcccaatgggctTTCCTGACAGCAGGGAAGCTTTCTTGCGTTGCAAGCCTCCCCGCACTTCCAGAAAGTCTCCATGGGTGTGGTGGCCCGGGGTGGCTGTTATAcctggccctttggatggggctgccactCTGCTTTGTGAGGTATGGCATTACGTGTCTCTGAGAGACATTTTAAGCAAAACAATTCTTGATCATGCATAAAACAGTTCTTACCGGTTTGATTCCCGATACCATTCCCACGTAGCCTGCCAAGTTGGCAGAACGAAAGACTGTCTTATTGTTTCTCTGAAAGTCCAGTGACACCATCAATGGTTTCAATTTCTGTGTGACCATCCAAGTACTGTTTTTAACATCCCACCTGCAAAGACATATTACCTTTATACATAGTGTTTGTGTACTTAATCCTGCTGAAAAAAATGTGGCTATCCTACAGCAATGGAGACACGGACCACTTGCTAGATGCTTAAAACCTTTTCATTTTCATGcccaaaaatgaaaactggggtTTGTGTACTTGGAAACCACAAATAAAAACTTACTCCATCCTCAACCAAACTGGACAACAAGAAAAGCTGACTCTTCTGACCTGAAAGTTTATCCTAAAAAGGAGTGGGCGGGCTCATTTGGAAAGTCCCTGATTGTCTCTTACCCTGTATGGTCACTGACAGCCATAAACAAGCTAAGCAGCTCCAGAAGTGAACCTACACTTTCGCAGTCTTCACCATAACATGACTCCAAGCCAAGCCGACCCCACAGTGGTGCCAGGATTGGACCGGTGATGTGGCTCAGCTTGACCTGGGGCTGTTTTAACATCCCTCCTGTGAGGAGAATCATGAACCCATGCAAAGAACTGCATCCCAAGCTTCAATGACAAATCACGCTTTAGATTCAAAGATTTAACCAAATACTGGCCATGTTACCCACAATGCAATGATTACAGTCATTGCACAAGCTAGTTAAGATGGGTAAAGAACTGCTTCCAATGAGAGCAGCAGCCCTgtgtctcctcctcccccccttcttctcctaATTCTTCACAATATAATGTGTAGCATGGCATGGAACCAAAATGTGACAGACCGTGTACATTAGTTATCCATACAATCCCAAATATGTCACAAGGTTACTGAGAAGAAGAACagtaggtttttataccttgcttttctctaccttaaggaatctcaaagtagcttacaatcacatgatcttcctctccacacaacaagcACCTTTTGAGGTaagtggagagagttctgagaaaattgtgactagcccgagaggggaattgaacctggttctctagattagaatccagcattcttaatcactacaagGCCTTTATCCTTTTCAATTACCACAATTATAAAAGATGCATCAGGATAATGAAGggtctgattgattgattaaactgGTAGTTACAAAAACGTCTCATCAACATTACATACCCAAGAAAGAGCCCAAAATCCAGATTTCTGGCATGATACAGCTTCCCTGGTTTAGAAAAGGTGGTGGAGAGACAAAAAGATTGTTTAGATCAGTGATAAAAATACTTTAAACCATTTAA
Proteins encoded:
- the ASAH1 gene encoding acid ceramidase, which translates into the protein MVTQKLKPLMVSLDFQRNNKTVFRSANLAGYVGMVSGIKPGIFTLTMNERFSIDGGYIGVFEWIFGKRDGWWMSFLTRTVLENGTSYEEVKDKLANTRLLAPAYFILAGNKSGQGCVITRSRTAALDVWNLDTKNSIWYVLETNYDRWKVPLVVDDRRTPAMKCLNKTLQENVSLPNLYNVLSTKPILNKLTVSTTLMDVSENVMETYLRDCPNPCSPW